Proteins encoded together in one Merismopedia glauca CCAP 1448/3 window:
- a CDS encoding MFS transporter, whose translation MPKIPKSLFAEGLPALYAIAFLAGISIGLFNPFISTFMTEHQVEEVWIGANSTIYFLAIALGTPLIPKVLRQIGLRRTMMLGLILTGLSAPLFPLTNQLSLWFLIRIVMGMGVCLYLVCEQTGLNYFCQESDRALVNGLNALFFSFGFGIGPVMGASIYKYSPNLAFALGGALILSGAVVVWLSLPEKQITFHPLKGNHLVKKLTIPLQGAFAYGFTVATLVSLYPVYLLKQNQSLEQIGYTFSFFVAGSVLATVPVTHLGDKFGRGKILSLIAGVSLFSLLSLSISPYPQLNPLFSFLAGASVSPILPLTLALIGEKLPTSQLSAGSSLLTATYSLGCTAGPLLSSLMMNQFNEQYIFSLAILIFTAFMISLSLIKPAPKIVNC comes from the coding sequence ATGCCAAAAATCCCAAAATCTTTGTTTGCTGAAGGATTACCAGCTTTATATGCGATCGCTTTCCTCGCTGGAATTTCTATCGGCTTATTTAATCCTTTTATCTCCACCTTCATGACAGAACATCAAGTTGAGGAAGTGTGGATTGGAGCTAATTCTACCATCTATTTTCTAGCTATCGCTTTAGGAACTCCCTTAATTCCTAAAGTATTGCGCCAAATTGGACTCAGACGGACGATGATGCTGGGTTTAATTTTAACAGGATTGAGCGCTCCTTTATTTCCTCTCACTAACCAACTGAGTTTATGGTTTTTAATCCGCATCGTGATGGGGATGGGGGTATGTTTGTATCTTGTATGCGAACAAACTGGGTTAAACTACTTTTGTCAGGAAAGCGATCGCGCTTTAGTAAATGGTCTTAATGCCTTATTTTTCAGCTTTGGATTTGGAATTGGTCCGGTAATGGGGGCTTCAATTTACAAATACTCTCCTAATTTAGCTTTTGCTTTAGGTGGTGCTTTAATTCTCAGTGGTGCAGTTGTAGTTTGGCTGAGTTTACCAGAAAAACAGATTACTTTCCATCCCCTCAAGGGTAACCACCTGGTTAAAAAGTTGACTATTCCCCTTCAAGGTGCATTTGCATACGGTTTTACGGTCGCTACCTTAGTTTCTCTTTATCCAGTTTATCTACTCAAGCAAAATCAAAGCTTAGAACAGATTGGCTATACCTTTTCCTTCTTTGTTGCTGGTAGCGTTCTCGCTACCGTTCCCGTAACGCATTTAGGCGATAAATTCGGTAGAGGGAAAATTCTTAGCTTAATTGCAGGTGTATCTCTATTTTCCCTACTCTCTTTATCTATAAGTCCTTATCCCCAGCTTAATCCCCTATTTTCTTTCCTCGCTGGTGCTAGTGTCAGTCCCATTCTTCCCCTAACATTAGCCTTAATTGGCGAAAAACTGCCAACATCACAACTATCGGCGGGAAGTAGTTTATTAACCGCTACCTATAGCCTTGGTTGTACAGCAGGTCCTCTATTATCTTCTCTGATGATGAATCAATTTAACGAGCAATACATTTTTAGTTTAGCAATTCTCATTTTTACGGCATTTATGATCAGTTTAAGTTTGATTAAACCAGCACCTAAAATTGTTAATTGTTAA
- a CDS encoding SRPBCC domain-containing protein: protein MLEVYTEITIDAPLHRVWDNLINFSQYPQWNPFLINAKGEIKVGSQLQITAQPPGFKRMTMNPTIVKVENCQELRWKGKVIAPGILDGEHIFKLEEVAPHRTKLIQQEFYSGLLVLLMAKKLKTNSQKGFELMNQSLKKLSET from the coding sequence ATGTTAGAAGTTTACACTGAAATTACGATTGATGCACCACTCCATAGAGTTTGGGATAATTTAATTAATTTCTCGCAATACCCTCAATGGAATCCTTTTTTAATTAATGCTAAAGGTGAAATCAAAGTTGGTTCTCAACTTCAGATTACAGCGCAGCCACCTGGGTTTAAACGTATGACGATGAATCCTACTATTGTTAAAGTAGAAAATTGTCAAGAATTGCGTTGGAAAGGAAAAGTGATCGCTCCAGGCATCTTGGACGGAGAACACATTTTTAAACTTGAAGAAGTCGCACCACATCGAACTAAGTTGATCCAACAAGAATTCTATTCTGGTTTATTAGTTTTGTTGATGGCAAAGAAATTAAAAACCAACTCTCAAAAAGGATTTGAACTCATGAATCAGTCCTTGAAAAAACTGAGTGAAACTTAA
- a CDS encoding cytochrome P450, translated as MNFHSIFDLYAPQSPKLTPGLFESWIAIMNMGNDPISLFNQLHAKHGDIVRLNLGINQVFLTNHPEHIKYFLHKNASNYQKIKRLENATKRLFGEGWTDSINREIVKPFFQAEQYVGMDSQIGDITQQMLDRWRTYADNQQPVDVAAEMMRLSLSFTAQSFISNDLDGGTNQIAQEIETIMDYLNHRATSLNLPESFPTPANRKYLGCVGNLQTEIDRIIAEHNPDKSDLISVLNSWRDPETGKGLSRTRLRERLLWMLIPSFEPVGRVLGWVWYLLSLHPNVEQQMHAEIKREIGDRSPTFADIPSLEYTKAIVQETLRIYPPFWVMGRQAIQDDTIGDFHIRAKSTVLFNIYGVHHHPQYWDNPEEFYPERFLSNEQNRTAFLPFSIGSRACLGYNLSLMQIILVIAKISQIYRLSLLPNQAIKPIARASLIPNRSIQTKIFYK; from the coding sequence ATGAATTTTCATTCAATTTTCGATCTATATGCTCCCCAATCACCTAAGCTGACTCCTGGATTATTTGAATCTTGGATAGCGATAATGAACATGGGTAATGACCCAATTAGTTTATTCAATCAACTGCACGCTAAACATGGAGATATAGTTCGTTTAAATCTAGGAATCAATCAAGTTTTTTTAACCAATCATCCAGAGCATATTAAATATTTTTTACACAAAAATGCATCGAATTATCAAAAAATTAAACGTCTCGAAAATGCCACAAAAAGATTATTTGGAGAAGGATGGACTGACTCAATTAATCGAGAAATAGTCAAACCATTTTTCCAAGCCGAACAATATGTAGGAATGGACAGTCAGATTGGGGATATAACTCAACAAATGCTCGACCGTTGGCGCACCTATGCAGATAATCAACAACCTGTAGATGTAGCAGCAGAAATGATGCGTTTAAGTCTATCTTTCACTGCTCAAAGTTTTATTAGCAACGATCTAGATGGTGGGACTAATCAGATCGCACAAGAGATAGAAACCATTATGGACTATCTCAATCACCGTGCTACTTCTTTGAATCTTCCTGAAAGTTTCCCCACTCCAGCTAATCGTAAATATTTAGGATGTGTAGGCAACTTGCAAACAGAAATAGATCGAATAATTGCCGAACATAACCCTGATAAATCCGATCTAATTTCTGTGTTAAACTCATGGCGAGATCCAGAAACGGGAAAAGGATTAAGCCGCACGCGCTTAAGAGAAAGACTTTTATGGATGCTAATACCCTCTTTTGAACCAGTTGGCAGAGTGCTAGGTTGGGTTTGGTATCTATTATCATTGCATCCCAATGTAGAACAACAAATGCACGCAGAAATAAAACGAGAAATAGGCGATCGCTCCCCTACTTTTGCAGATATACCTAGTCTAGAATATACCAAAGCGATCGTTCAAGAAACTCTGCGAATTTATCCACCTTTTTGGGTAATGGGTCGTCAAGCTATCCAAGATGATACCATTGGGGACTTCCATATTCGGGCTAAATCTACAGTTTTATTCAACATTTATGGTGTACACCACCATCCTCAATACTGGGACAATCCAGAAGAATTTTACCCCGAAAGATTCTTATCGAACGAGCAAAATCGCACAGCTTTTCTGCCCTTTAGTATCGGTTCTCGTGCTTGTTTAGGATATAATCTTTCTCTGATGCAGATCATCTTAGTTATAGCGAAAATATCTCAAATTTACCGCTTATCTTTATTACCTAACCAAGCAATAAAGCCAATTGCAAGAGCATCTTTAATTCCCAATAGAAGTATTCAAACGAAAATTTTTTATAAATGA
- a CDS encoding PEP-CTERM sorting domain-containing protein, translating into MMRTSSVSILIGLTATLTVSAPIAAQAASFNFDALPNIKVRPLSSTNQLNFFGDLSTNQGYTAFFNLDPNAPDQGHREISLNSPGNIAPYYTTGRHASIEDPSTNANSSASLTGGNGFTSFFSYLTNNNLDLSQIGFSYGQKEGVDFKKTWNFGEDKLGQDYFASPTSTLEERIYQANPNDVEIFLTYGDTKIIDIGYTPFYSLFDYGATTSTIDDAEAVITELVSANTRSGLNDPLLAGLANAFLKDVKKAGGKVQLVYEDFAVDDVGFTFGGGGEYGVVRLPFPLTIRAGAAVPEPSTVLGSLFLAGFFGTVAYRRRSRSQKSTKKLKF; encoded by the coding sequence ATGATGCGTACCTCATCTGTTTCAATATTAATTGGATTAACAGCTACCCTAACTGTTTCTGCTCCTATAGCTGCTCAAGCTGCTAGTTTTAACTTTGATGCTCTACCGAATATTAAAGTACGTCCACTTTCATCCACAAACCAACTTAATTTTTTTGGAGATTTATCTACAAATCAAGGCTATACAGCATTTTTCAATTTAGATCCTAATGCCCCAGATCAAGGTCATAGAGAAATTAGTTTAAATTCCCCAGGAAACATTGCACCCTATTATACTACAGGTCGTCATGCAAGTATTGAAGATCCATCAACCAATGCTAATAGTTCGGCTTCTTTAACCGGTGGAAATGGTTTTACTAGCTTTTTTAGCTACCTAACCAATAATAATCTTGACCTCAGCCAAATTGGGTTTAGTTATGGTCAAAAAGAAGGCGTTGATTTCAAGAAAACCTGGAATTTTGGTGAAGATAAACTAGGTCAAGATTATTTTGCTAGTCCTACTTCTACCCTTGAAGAAAGAATCTATCAAGCCAATCCTAATGATGTCGAAATATTCCTCACTTACGGCGACACGAAAATTATTGATATAGGTTATACACCTTTCTATTCTTTATTTGATTATGGAGCTACCACCTCAACTATAGATGACGCAGAAGCAGTGATCACAGAACTAGTTTCAGCTAATACCAGAAGTGGACTAAACGATCCGTTATTAGCTGGTTTAGCCAATGCGTTTTTAAAAGATGTCAAGAAAGCTGGCGGTAAAGTTCAATTAGTTTACGAAGATTTCGCGGTTGATGATGTTGGCTTTACCTTTGGTGGTGGAGGTGAATATGGCGTAGTACGCCTTCCTTTCCCTCTGACTATCAGAGCAGGAGCAGCAGTTCCAGAACCATCTACAGTCTTGGGTAGCCTCTTCCTAGCAGGCTTTTTTGGTACAGTTGCCTATCGCCGCAGATCTCGTAGTCAAAAATCCACTAAAAAGCTGAAATTTTAG
- a CDS encoding thioesterase II family protein, which produces MPKIYLSAAMSQTQTNSAKYIKSSPWVLKSKNTNSNPQIRLFCLPFAGKGASIYHNWYQDLPPEIAVHPIQLPGRENRLNEPLLTELPALIATLTEAIYPYLDRPFAFFGHSMGALISFELTRQIRRKYGLEPIHLFISGRLAPQRRRLRPPLHNLPEEAFIDKLRSFNGTPEAVLQNLDLMNLLIPILRADLGMCEKYTYQPEAPFNCPISCFGGLEDREAELEDLEGWKEHTSSSFHLRMLPGNHFFLLDTKQLVLSAVMADLRAHLCLHR; this is translated from the coding sequence ATGCCTAAGATTTATTTATCTGCCGCCATGAGTCAGACTCAAACTAATTCGGCTAAATATATTAAGAGTTCCCCTTGGGTACTTAAATCGAAGAACACCAACTCAAATCCACAAATTCGCCTTTTTTGCCTACCTTTCGCGGGAAAAGGTGCTTCTATCTATCACAATTGGTATCAAGACCTCCCACCAGAAATAGCCGTTCACCCAATTCAACTTCCTGGAAGAGAAAACCGCCTCAACGAACCTTTATTGACCGAGCTTCCAGCTTTAATTGCAACTTTAACTGAAGCTATCTATCCTTATTTAGATCGCCCATTTGCCTTTTTCGGTCATAGTATGGGAGCGCTGATTAGTTTTGAATTAACTCGCCAAATCAGAAGAAAATACGGACTAGAACCAATTCACTTATTTATTTCCGGTCGCCTCGCACCTCAACGGCGGCGTTTGCGTCCTCCCTTGCACAACCTTCCTGAAGAGGCATTTATAGACAAATTGCGTTCTTTTAATGGTACTCCCGAAGCCGTACTGCAAAACCTCGATTTAATGAACTTGCTGATTCCGATTTTGAGAGCAGATTTGGGAATGTGTGAAAAGTATACCTATCAACCAGAAGCACCGTTTAATTGCCCCATTTCCTGCTTTGGAGGTTTAGAAGATCGAGAAGCTGAATTAGAAGATTTAGAGGGTTGGAAGGAGCATACTAGTAGTTCTTTTCACCTGAGAATGCTCCCAGGAAATCATTTTTTCCTACTTGATACTAAACAACTAGTTTTATCGGCTGTGATGGCAGATTTGAGGGCGCATTTGTGTCTACACAGGTAG
- a CDS encoding SDR family oxidoreductase — protein MTSDLELHTIFGTGPLGQAVMRELLARGKQIRMVNRSGQANVPQGVEVVAADAYDPTSTKAVTAGSTVVYQCAQPAYTEWPQKFPPLQAAIVAGVAANGAKLIVGDNLYMYGLVNTPLKEDLPNAAITRKGRTRARMAEELLAAHQKGQIRVAIGRSSDFFGPLVLGSLVGERVFPAILAGKSTEGIGNIDLPHTYTFISDFGKALVVLGEKEEALGQIWHVPNAETVTTRQFLEIAFAEAGHPPKIKSMGKLMMQIAGLFIPEAKETVEMMYEFEHPFIVDSRKYIQAFGNHATPLKEALRQTLDWYRQADKH, from the coding sequence ATGACATCAGACCTAGAACTACATACAATCTTTGGCACGGGTCCTTTAGGACAAGCCGTCATGCGAGAACTTTTAGCTCGCGGTAAGCAAATTCGGATGGTTAATCGCAGTGGTCAAGCTAATGTACCCCAAGGGGTTGAAGTTGTTGCTGCTGATGCTTACGATCCAACTAGTACCAAAGCCGTCACCGCAGGGTCTACAGTAGTCTATCAATGCGCTCAACCAGCTTATACTGAGTGGCCCCAAAAATTTCCCCCATTACAAGCTGCTATTGTGGCAGGAGTTGCCGCTAATGGTGCTAAGCTCATCGTCGGAGATAACCTTTATATGTATGGCTTAGTCAATACTCCTTTAAAGGAAGATTTGCCCAATGCTGCCATAACTCGTAAAGGTCGCACCCGCGCGCGAATGGCAGAAGAACTCCTTGCGGCTCACCAAAAGGGGCAAATTCGGGTAGCTATAGGTCGCAGTTCCGATTTTTTTGGTCCTCTAGTTCTCGGTTCCTTGGTAGGAGAGCGGGTTTTTCCAGCAATTTTGGCAGGTAAATCGACTGAAGGAATTGGCAACATCGATTTACCCCATACTTACACGTTTATTAGTGATTTTGGCAAAGCCTTAGTAGTTTTGGGAGAAAAAGAGGAAGCACTTGGGCAAATTTGGCACGTTCCCAACGCAGAAACTGTTACTACCCGCCAGTTTCTAGAAATAGCTTTTGCAGAAGCTGGACACCCCCCCAAAATTAAATCTATGGGTAAATTGATGATGCAGATTGCGGGTTTATTCATTCCTGAAGCGAAAGAAACAGTAGAAATGATGTACGAATTTGAACATCCTTTTATCGTCGATAGCAGGAAATATATCCAAGCCTTTGGAAATCATGCTACTCCCTTAAAGGAAGCACTTCGCCAAACCTTGGATTGGTATCGTCAAGCCGATAAACATTAA
- a CDS encoding DUF4386 family protein translates to MSTSSSFYRNTGILLIVEGLLMFLPVAILGAAINWPVSLGDPANVMLPRLVDNSLAVTIGYSIYLIYSVLFFPVALLTSQIVTGKQVNRIWFYLGTGLGIASTIGRTLGIIRWLVAMPALAKVYVDPATSDATKEAIAVVYKALNDYGGSIGEVLGVSLFTALWLITVAIAIRQARILPNWIGWFALVAASLLLVQLVELFGVDLGAYISVSVSMLQIWFLATGIVIWRRARTLTQRQMVAVEASSLQ, encoded by the coding sequence ATGTCAACAAGTTCTAGTTTTTACAGAAATACAGGTATTTTGCTGATTGTAGAAGGTTTATTAATGTTTTTGCCAGTAGCCATCCTGGGAGCAGCCATTAACTGGCCCGTCAGTCTTGGAGATCCCGCTAACGTTATGTTACCCCGCTTGGTAGATAACTCTCTGGCAGTGACGATTGGATATTCGATTTACTTAATTTATTCAGTCCTGTTTTTTCCTGTCGCTTTATTAACCTCTCAAATTGTGACGGGAAAGCAAGTGAACCGGATTTGGTTCTATCTAGGAACTGGTTTGGGAATAGCCTCAACCATCGGGCGGACGTTAGGTATTATTAGGTGGTTAGTCGCTATGCCAGCTTTAGCCAAAGTGTATGTAGATCCAGCAACATCAGATGCTACCAAAGAAGCGATCGCAGTTGTCTACAAAGCTTTAAATGACTACGGTGGTTCAATTGGCGAAGTGTTGGGAGTCAGCTTATTTACGGCTCTTTGGCTGATAACTGTAGCTATTGCTATTCGCCAAGCCCGAATTTTGCCCAACTGGATTGGCTGGTTTGCCTTAGTTGCAGCATCCCTATTGTTGGTTCAGCTAGTCGAGCTATTTGGGGTAGATTTAGGCGCTTACATCTCCGTATCAGTTAGTATGTTGCAAATTTGGTTTCTAGCTACTGGAATAGTTATTTGGCGACGAGCTAGAACCTTAACTCAGCGACAAATGGTTGCTGTCGAAGCTTCTTCTCTTCAATAA
- a CDS encoding MerR family transcriptional regulator: protein MFRIGEFSQLGQVSVRMLRHYDNLGLLKPAKVDRFTDYRYYTIEQLPRLQRILALKDLGLSLEQIVSLLDNELSPEQLRSMLLLKQAELAQQLEDTRSRLNRVVARLRQIEQEEQPYGYDVTLKSVNYAEIASIRQLVPTIEDMGTYRHQASNLLYEWLEAQKLTPKGAEIVLYHLAEYSEVDIDMEFGIILDESIEVRSLKQFLPQSPVKIRELTSVSQMASLVHSGMLQDIAQGITALYQWIGTNNLIPVGAFREIHLFGKETDRVLDEPVVVELQIPVTSKRSHL from the coding sequence ATGTTCAGAATCGGTGAATTTTCCCAACTTGGTCAAGTTTCGGTGCGGATGCTGCGTCACTATGACAATCTGGGATTGCTCAAACCTGCTAAAGTAGACCGCTTTACCGACTATCGTTACTACACTATCGAGCAATTACCTCGTCTGCAACGAATTTTAGCCTTGAAGGATTTGGGATTGTCTTTAGAGCAAATAGTCAGCTTGCTAGATAACGAGCTTTCCCCAGAACAGTTACGCAGTATGTTGTTGCTCAAACAGGCAGAACTAGCTCAGCAACTAGAAGATACGCGATCGCGATTAAATCGAGTAGTGGCTCGTCTGAGGCAAATCGAGCAAGAAGAACAGCCTTATGGATACGATGTTACTCTTAAGTCGGTTAATTATGCCGAAATAGCTTCTATTAGGCAGCTTGTCCCCACAATTGAAGATATGGGAACTTATCGGCACCAAGCCTCAAATCTATTGTACGAGTGGTTAGAAGCACAAAAACTGACACCCAAGGGTGCAGAGATAGTCCTGTATCACTTAGCTGAATATAGCGAAGTTGATATTGATATGGAATTTGGGATTATTTTAGATGAATCAATAGAAGTGCGATCGCTCAAGCAATTTTTGCCTCAATCTCCTGTCAAAATTAGAGAACTTACCAGCGTTAGCCAAATGGCTAGCTTAGTTCACAGTGGTATGTTGCAAGATATTGCTCAAGGAATTACTGCTCTTTATCAGTGGATTGGAACTAATAACTTGATTCCAGTGGGAGCATTTCGAGAAATTCATCTGTTTGGCAAAGAAACCGATAGAGTACTAGACGAACCTGTCGTTGTAGAATTGCAAATTCCTGTTACCAGTAAGCGTTCTCACCTCTGA
- a CDS encoding ArnT family glycosyltransferase gives MKDRIVDDDKLSQGQRSAQVEISWVIGLLVAALVLFVTNLGTLPLRDWDEGTVAQVAKEIAFSDWSDRRWLFPTLYGEPYLNKPPLMHWLIALTYHFGGVNEWTTRLPGAILSAISVPLLYSVGREVFLSRTPCIYSALVYLTFLPVVRHGRLAMLDGAVLCFFMLLIWSVLRARRDLRYGLVTGIALGLICLTKGMMGLILGAIALLFIAWDTPRLLASLYLWLGLGLGCLPVAGWYAAQWYHYRELFWEVGVLGQSFSRIWTPVEQHHGPPWYYLLEILKYGWPCLLFIPQGIQLAWSNCNLGWAKLALVWSSVYLVAISMMATKLPWYVLPIYPALSLIVGAQLYETETHWSSNYRYLKTWTIGLTILGLGSAVAGVYFSGFWSQADLGLVLILVAFSLTLLVGAILLAQRDRQFIVILLWGTYVSLFLFIKSPHWIWELNEAFPVKPVATMVKAFTPEGETIYTSFEYSRPSLNFYSDRQVMAVSLDEIRQHWQEREPVYLLLEPKAIATLKLPHAQRLDTTGGWTLLTRQLP, from the coding sequence ATGAAAGATAGAATTGTTGATGATGATAAGCTGTCTCAAGGGCAGAGATCTGCCCAAGTTGAGATTTCCTGGGTAATTGGCTTACTAGTAGCAGCTTTAGTCTTATTTGTGACTAATTTAGGCACATTACCCCTAAGAGATTGGGATGAGGGGACAGTGGCTCAAGTAGCTAAAGAAATAGCTTTTTCTGACTGGAGCGATCGCCGTTGGTTATTTCCCACTCTCTATGGCGAACCCTATCTCAATAAGCCACCATTGATGCATTGGTTAATCGCTCTGACTTATCACTTCGGTGGGGTGAATGAGTGGACTACGCGACTACCAGGAGCAATTTTAAGCGCCATTTCTGTGCCTTTACTCTACAGTGTAGGGCGGGAAGTTTTCCTGAGTCGGACTCCTTGCATCTATTCAGCTTTAGTTTATTTAACTTTTCTCCCTGTAGTCCGTCACGGACGCTTGGCGATGCTAGATGGAGCGGTTTTGTGCTTCTTCATGCTGCTGATTTGGAGCGTGTTGCGCGCTCGTCGAGACTTGCGCTACGGTCTAGTTACAGGTATCGCTTTAGGGCTAATTTGCCTGACTAAAGGAATGATGGGGCTAATTTTAGGCGCGATCGCTCTACTATTCATCGCTTGGGATACCCCCAGATTGTTAGCTAGTCTTTACCTCTGGTTAGGTTTAGGCTTGGGATGTCTACCTGTAGCTGGTTGGTATGCGGCTCAATGGTATCACTATCGCGAACTATTTTGGGAAGTTGGGGTATTAGGTCAATCTTTTTCGAGAATTTGGACACCTGTAGAACAGCATCACGGACCTCCCTGGTATTATTTGCTAGAAATCCTCAAATATGGCTGGCCCTGCTTATTATTTATCCCTCAAGGCATCCAACTAGCTTGGTCAAATTGTAATCTGGGATGGGCAAAATTGGCTTTAGTCTGGAGTTCTGTCTACCTAGTCGCAATTTCAATGATGGCGACTAAACTCCCTTGGTATGTTTTACCAATTTATCCAGCCTTATCCCTCATCGTTGGCGCTCAACTTTACGAAACGGAAACTCATTGGTCTAGCAATTACCGATATCTTAAGACCTGGACGATTGGTTTAACTATCTTGGGTTTAGGTAGTGCGGTCGCTGGTGTGTATTTCTCTGGATTCTGGAGTCAAGCCGATCTGGGTTTGGTCTTGATTTTAGTTGCTTTCTCCCTAACTTTACTGGTAGGAGCGATTTTGCTGGCTCAAAGAGATCGCCAGTTTATTGTGATTCTTCTATGGGGAACGTATGTATCTTTGTTCCTCTTCATCAAGTCTCCCCATTGGATTTGGGAACTGAATGAGGCGTTTCCAGTGAAGCCAGTCGCCACAATGGTGAAAGCTTTTACCCCAGAAGGAGAGACTATCTATACCTCTTTTGAGTATTCGCGTCCCTCTTTAAACTTTTATAGCGATCGCCAAGTGATGGCGGTGAGTCTCGATGAGATCCGTCAACATTGGCAGGAACGAGAGCCAGTATACTTGCTACTAGAGCCAAAAGCGATCGCCACCTTAAAACTACCCCACGCGCAAAGGCTAGATACTACTGGCGGCTGGACATTATTAACTCGCCAACTTCCATAA